From the genome of Streptomyces ficellus:
GCCTGGATGAGCTGCCTGTCCACGGCGTCCATATACCTGAAGCCTTCCATTATTCAGCAATACAGCACGTTCATTGTAGAAACAAAGGCACACGGATCCAATGCCCTGTGAATCTTTTAAATGATCAAAGGTGATTCGTCGGGCGGCGACACTCACCGTGTACACGATCGGGATGACCTACGCCCACATGCGCGCGGACTCACTCGTCCCCGCGGGCGCCGCCGAGCTCTCCCTTCCAGCGGCGGTACAACCGGTGCGGGACGCCCGCGGCGTCCAGCACCCGTCCCGCGACGAAGTCCACCAGGTCCTGGATGTGCGTCGCCCCCGCGTAGAACGCCGGGGAGGCGGGCAGCACCACGGCGCCCGCGTCGTCCAGCGCCACCAGGTGCCGCAGCGTCTGGCCGTTCAGCGGCGTCTCCCGGACCGCCACCACCAGCGGCCGCCGCTCCTTCAGCGTCACGCTGGCCACCCGCTGCAACAGGTCCTTCGACAGGCCGAGCGCCACCCCCGCCACGCACGCGGTGGACGCCGGCACGATCAGCATCCCCTTGACGGGGTACGAACCCGACGACGGCCCGGCCGCGAGGTCGCCCGCCGCCCAGTGCCGCACGTCCGACACGTCCGCCCGGAACGTGCCCGGCTTGCCGTCCGCGCCCCGCGACAGCCACTCCGCGAGGTCCTCGCGCCAGTGCGCGTCGCGGAAGGCGATCCCGGTCTCGTCGAGCAGCGTCAGCCGCGACGCCCGGGACACCACCAGATCGACGCTCTCCCCCGCGGCGAGCAGCCCGCGCAGCACGGCGGCGGCGTACGGGGTTCCCGACGCCCCCGACACCCCGACGACCCACGGACGACGCTGCGTTTGTACCGGCTCCACGCCGCTGAGCCTATCCGGCCCCGCCCGCGGGGGACCGGTCGGTGGGGGTCGGGCGGCCGGCGCGGAACCGCGGGCGCGCACCGGACGTTTCCGGGAGGAGACACGCCGGCGCCACGGCGCGCGACACGGCAGGGGGCCGTCATGGCGAACACCACGGGCAGCGACGTCGGCGGCCGGACCCGCGCCGACCGGGTCAGGGCCGCCGCCCTGCTGGTCGGCGCGTGGGTGGCCCTGCTGTGGCTGCTGGAGGCCGTCGACGTGGTGAGCGGGCACGCGCTCGACCCGTACGGCGTCTCGCCGCGCGAGGTCGCCGAGCTGCGGGACGTCGTCCCGTCGGCGTTCCTGCACTT
Proteins encoded in this window:
- a CDS encoding UbiX family flavin prenyltransferase, with product MEPVQTQRRPWVVGVSGASGTPYAAAVLRGLLAAGESVDLVVSRASRLTLLDETGIAFRDAHWREDLAEWLSRGADGKPGTFRADVSDVRHWAAGDLAAGPSSGSYPVKGMLIVPASTACVAGVALGLSKDLLQRVASVTLKERRPLVVAVRETPLNGQTLRHLVALDDAGAVVLPASPAFYAGATHIQDLVDFVAGRVLDAAGVPHRLYRRWKGELGGARGDE